From the genome of Fimbriimonadaceae bacterium, one region includes:
- a CDS encoding response regulator — protein sequence MLRAAMEDTEFKLLEAETGAQGLELAARKNPDVILLDLGLPDLDGAEIIQRVREWSQLPILVLSARGQEGYKVHCLEAGADDYVMKPFGIAELFARLRAALRRAPTSSESIQDPVFEHGHLKVDMSARRIEVHGEEVHLTPLEYRLLCTLIRHAGKVVTHRQLLQEVWGPEYADEAQYLRVYMGYLRKKLETGDQKLFLTEPRVGYRLAV from the coding sequence TTGCTTCGGGCCGCAATGGAAGATACGGAGTTCAAACTCCTCGAGGCCGAGACCGGCGCCCAGGGGTTGGAGTTGGCAGCCAGGAAGAACCCCGACGTCATCCTGCTCGATCTCGGGCTTCCCGATCTTGACGGGGCCGAGATCATCCAGCGGGTCCGCGAATGGAGCCAGCTCCCGATCCTGGTTCTCTCGGCACGAGGTCAGGAAGGCTACAAGGTCCACTGCCTCGAGGCCGGGGCGGACGACTATGTGATGAAGCCCTTCGGGATCGCCGAGTTGTTCGCGCGTCTCCGGGCGGCGTTGCGCCGCGCACCCACTTCGAGCGAGTCCATCCAAGACCCGGTTTTCGAACACGGACACCTCAAGGTGGACATGTCCGCGCGAAGAATCGAGGTCCATGGAGAAGAGGTGCATCTCACGCCTCTGGAGTACCGCCTCCTGTGCACCCTCATCCGTCACGCAGGCAAAGTGGTGACGCACCGGCAACTGCTGCAAGAGGTGTGGGGACCCGAGTATGCGGATGAAGCGCAATACCTTCGGGTCTACATGGGCTATCTGCGCAAGAAGCTGGAGACCGGCGATCAGAAGCTGTTCCTGACCGAACCGCGAGTCGGCTACCGGCTCGCGGTGTAG
- a CDS encoding BON domain-containing protein, producing MSIKFAPWPILALAAVLYVTAGCDDTAAGAAKDTKEISQDVEQGADRAAESTSEAARSAVAATVLTPEIKGAIVANPLLNDPGNAINVESDETSVRLTGTVKTEEMKDTAGQIAQRILDEQHASQALSNELKVVG from the coding sequence ATGTCCATCAAATTCGCGCCATGGCCCATCCTGGCCCTTGCAGCCGTCCTCTACGTCACTGCCGGGTGCGACGACACCGCGGCCGGCGCTGCGAAAGACACGAAGGAGATTTCACAAGACGTCGAGCAAGGTGCGGACCGCGCGGCCGAGTCCACCTCCGAGGCGGCACGGAGCGCGGTTGCCGCGACGGTGCTGACGCCTGAGATCAAGGGGGCGATCGTCGCCAACCCATTGCTCAACGATCCCGGAAACGCGATCAACGTGGAGAGCGACGAGACGAGCGTTCGGTTGACGGGGACGGTCAAGACCGAAGAGATGAAGGACACCGCGGGTCAAATCGCCCAACGAATCCTCGACGAGCAGCACGCCTCGCAGGCTCTAAGCAACGAGTTGAAGGTCGTGGGCTAA
- a CDS encoding DUF1328 domain-containing protein: MLYWAAVFFLIALVAGVFGFGGVAGASAGIAQILFFVFLVLMLISFIAGRRPTT, from the coding sequence ATGCTTTACTGGGCAGCAGTATTCTTTTTGATCGCACTCGTCGCAGGAGTGTTCGGATTCGGAGGCGTGGCAGGCGCATCTGCGGGAATCGCGCAGATTCTGTTCTTCGTCTTCCTCGTCCTGATGCTGATTTCGTTCATCGCGGGGCGACGCCCGACCACTTAG